The genomic region CATTGTGCTTAGTTTACCTATTCCAGATGAGCTAAATATCTTTCCTGGTATGGCCACTCAGGTTCAAATTGAATCCACAACCCAAAATTCAAGTTCTAACGTTAAAGCTCCTTTAGGGAGCGTGGTTAACGAAGAGAATCAAGATTTTGTATTTGTTTGGGATCCTAATTCAAACATAGTAACCAAAACTAAAATTGAGCTTGCTGATGGCATGATTACCTCTGGCTTAACCGATGGAGATTGGTTAGTGATAGCGGGCGCCGCCGAACTCGACGATGGTCAAGCCGCAGTCAAATGGGTTAAGGAGAGAGGATTATAATGATGCCTTTTAAACAAATACTAATAAGTACTGTGATGCTCTCTTTGCTAGCTGCTTGTGGTAAAGACACAAACATAGTAGAGCAAGAACAAGTTGTAGAAGTGTATAACTTGCCAGAAGCTAGCAATACAGTAGATCGAGATTTTAACGGTATTGCTCGCGCGCACGACTTAGCGGAATTATCTTTTAGAGTAGACGGTGAAATTCGCCAAATTGCGGTAAAGAAGGGTCAAAAAGTAAACAAAGGTGATTTATTAGCTGAGCTAGATAAAAGAGATTATCAAATCATCGTCAACGACCGTGAAGCACGCTTAACCTTAACCAAGCAACAATTTGAACGAGCCAAAGCCTTGCTTGATCAAAAGCTTCTTTCACAAAGCGAATACGACAAAATGCGTGCGGAATATCTAGTCGCATCAGCTGATTACAAAAAAGCCCAATTAATGCTGAAGTACACAGAACTACGCGCGCCATTTGACGGAATTGTTGGTGATGTATTCACCGACCCATTTGTAAATGTGCAACCCGGCTCTGCAGTGTTAAGCATGCACAAAGTGGACTTTGTTGAAGTGGATGTGCAACTACCAGACATGATTATTGCAGTGGCTAAATTGGGTAAAGACCGAATTAACCGTATGGAAATAGATGTAAATTTTGAAGCTTTTCCAGACCGTACTTTTAGCGGCATACCTTATGAGCTCAACTTAGAAAAAGACCAATCAACCCGCAGTTATATCGCGACCATATTGGTACCTTTCGACAAGAACTTTGCGGTGTTAGAAGGCATGCAAGCTAAGGTGTCAATAGACCTATCTGATGTAACTTACACCTATAGTCGCGATTTCCTTGTACCAATTGCTGCTGTTGTAATGCCAGATGGTTCCAATCTCAACCAGCAACGACCGATTGTTTGGCGCTATAAAGCAGATAACACTGTAGAAAAACAAGAAGTAACAATAGGTACTCTTTCTGGCGACTTTATCGAAATTAATCAGGGCTTAAATGATGGAGACGTAATTGTTTCCGTTGGTGCAAATCGTTTAGTTGATGGCCAATCAGTTGTTTTAAAGAAGGATAAGCAATGAACATTGCAGGATATTTTGTAAAAAATTCAATTATTAGTTGGATGTTTACCCTGATCTTGTTGATTGGCGGAATCCTATCTTTTAGTGGATTAGGGCAATTAGAAGATCCCCCGTTTACGATTAAAGATGCGGTGGTTGTTACTATGTACCCTGGTGCCACTTCTACCGAAGTAGAAGAAGAGGTGACTTATCCAGTAGAGAAAGCAATTCAAGCGCTTCCTTACGTTGACGATATTGTTTCTCTAAGTACCCCTGGTATGTCTCAAATTACGGTCACCATGAAAAGAACATATGGGCCAGACGAACTACCGCAAATTTGGGATGAGTTGCGGCGTAAAGTTGGAGATATGACGTCACAACTACCTCCAGGCGCTTCTACGCCATTGGTAAACGATGACTTTGGTGATGTTTACGGCATTATGTATATGGTGTCAGGTGCGAACTACGACTATAAAGACTTACAAGATTACGTTGACTATGTAAGGCGTGAAATTGAACTGGTGCCAGGAGTAGGTAAAGTAAACCTTGCCGGCGCCCAAACTGAACAAGTGTTTATAGAAATTTCTATTCAGAAACTAGCTACCTTCAACCTCGATCCGGCTTTAATCACTAGTTTGCTTAATTCCCAAAATATGGTGACTTCTGCAGGTAACATCCAGATTGCCGGTGACCAATTAACTATCCGGCCAACCGGTGCATTCAAATCCGTAGCTGAGTTAGGTGATTTGATCATCCCCGGCACAACGGGCGACAAACTCATTTATCTTAAAGATGTAGCCACTATTTCTAGAGGTTATGAGGAAATTCCCAGTAACCTGATTAGCTTTAATCAAAACCAAGCCATTAATATTGGTGTTTCATTTACCAGCGGAGTAAATGTGGTTGAGGTGGGTAAAGCAATAGAGCAACGTTTACAGGAAATTGATTACGCTAGACCCGCTGGCATGATTATCGATTCAATCTATAACCAACCGCAAGAAGTAGATAAGTCAGTAAGTTCCTTTGTATGGAACTTAATAATGGCTGTTGTGATTGTAGTGGTTGTTTTGCTTGTTTTTATGGGGCTAAAAAGCGGCATACTCATTGGCCTGATCTTATTCCTAACCTGTTTAGGCACCTTCATTTTGATGAAGCAGGCGGAAATTGAACTGCAGCGAATATCATTAGGCGCGCTTATCATCGCCTTAGGTATGCTGGTTGATAACGCTATTGTAGTGGTTGAAGGGATATTGATGGGCCGTAAAAAAGGCCTAAGTACCCTAGAATCTGCTCAAGAGATTGTTGGGCAAACTATGTGGCCATTATTGGGCGCCACCGTTATTGCTATTACAGCCTTTGCACCAATTGGCTTATCGCCTGACTCTACCGGTGAATTTGCGGCATCTTTGTTTTGGGTACTGCTGTTTTCACTATTTTTGTCTTGGATCACCGCCATCACCATCACGCCGTTTTTTGCCCAATTGTTTTTTGGTAAAGAGGGCGAAAAACAAGTAGAAGGTGAAGACAACGACCCATACAAAGGCGCATTCTTTAATGCTTACAAGGCCTTGCTTGATTTTTGTTTACGCTTTAAATGGCCAACAGTGATTGTTGTTGTTGTGTTGTTTGTGCTATCTGTTGTTGGTTTTGGCTACGTTAAACAGTCATTTTTCCCACCATCTTCTACACCCATTTTCTTGGTTGATGTTTGGATGCCAGAAGGCACTGATATTCGCGAAACCCAAAAGTCGGTACAAGAAATGGAAAGCATGGCACGAGACACAGACGCTGTAACCTTTGTGTCTTCGTCAGTGGGCAAAGGCTTCCAGCGCTTTATGCTAACTTATTCACCTGAGAAAAGTTATGGTGCTTATGCGCAAATTGCGGTGAGAACAACCGATGCAGTGACTTCTGATGCAGCAATGTCTTCATTACGTAAAGGCGTGGAGCAAGCGTTTCCACAAGCGCAGTTTAAGTTTAAGAAACTAGAAATTGGACCTTCTACTGATGCAAAAATTGAAGCGAGAATTCTAGGTGCTGATCCAGATGTACTGCGCTCCATTGCTGCTGACATTCAAGAAATATTTAACGATACTCCCGGTACTGTTAATGTGCGCCACGATTGGCGTGATCGCGTTAAATACATTGAACCTAACTTTAATGAAACTCAAGCTCGACGTCTTGGCATCAATAAAGCAGATATAGACCAAACCCTCGAGTTTGCCTTTGCTGGTTTAAGTTTTGGTTTATATCGGGAAGGAACCACGCTACTGCCAATTGTTGGTCGGTTGCCTGAGCAAGAACGTATTGACATCGATTCTTTAGAAAGCTTGCGAATTTGGAGCCCGACTTTAAAAAGTTATATCCCAATTCAGCAAGTGGTAAATGGTTTCAGTGTTAAATTTGAAGATCCGATTATTCAGCGACGCGACAAAAAACGTACCTTAACGGTGTTTGCCGATGCAGATTTTGAATACGATATTTTACCTGCTGAGTTGTTTGCCAAAATCAAACCACAGGTAGAAGCACTAGAACTTCCATCTGGTTATGAGTTGCAATGGGGCGGTGAGTACGAGTCGTCAGGTGATGCTCAAGAAGCATTGTTTGCATCATTGCCTATGGGTTACTTAATCATGTTTTTGATTACGGTATTCCTGTTTAACTCGGTTAAAAAGCCTTTAGTTATTTGGTGCTGCGTTCCTTTGGCACTCATTGGCATAACTTCAGGCCTGTTGTTCCTCGGTAAACCTTTCGGTTTTATGGCCTTGTTAGGAATGCTGAGTTTGTCGGGGATGTTGCTTAAAAACGGCATTGTATTACTCGACCAAATCAATGCCGATATAACAGCCGGTAAAGAAGTATACCAAGCGGTATTTGATTCCACCGTTAGCCGTGTAAGACCGGTTTGTATGGCTGCTGTAACTACCATTTTAGGAGTAGCTCCA from Agarivorans sp. Alg241-V36 harbors:
- a CDS encoding efflux RND transporter periplasmic adaptor subunit, translating into MMPFKQILISTVMLSLLAACGKDTNIVEQEQVVEVYNLPEASNTVDRDFNGIARAHDLAELSFRVDGEIRQIAVKKGQKVNKGDLLAELDKRDYQIIVNDREARLTLTKQQFERAKALLDQKLLSQSEYDKMRAEYLVASADYKKAQLMLKYTELRAPFDGIVGDVFTDPFVNVQPGSAVLSMHKVDFVEVDVQLPDMIIAVAKLGKDRINRMEIDVNFEAFPDRTFSGIPYELNLEKDQSTRSYIATILVPFDKNFAVLEGMQAKVSIDLSDVTYTYSRDFLVPIAAVVMPDGSNLNQQRPIVWRYKADNTVEKQEVTIGTLSGDFIEINQGLNDGDVIVSVGANRLVDGQSVVLKKDKQ
- a CDS encoding efflux RND transporter permease subunit; protein product: MNIAGYFVKNSIISWMFTLILLIGGILSFSGLGQLEDPPFTIKDAVVVTMYPGATSTEVEEEVTYPVEKAIQALPYVDDIVSLSTPGMSQITVTMKRTYGPDELPQIWDELRRKVGDMTSQLPPGASTPLVNDDFGDVYGIMYMVSGANYDYKDLQDYVDYVRREIELVPGVGKVNLAGAQTEQVFIEISIQKLATFNLDPALITSLLNSQNMVTSAGNIQIAGDQLTIRPTGAFKSVAELGDLIIPGTTGDKLIYLKDVATISRGYEEIPSNLISFNQNQAINIGVSFTSGVNVVEVGKAIEQRLQEIDYARPAGMIIDSIYNQPQEVDKSVSSFVWNLIMAVVIVVVVLLVFMGLKSGILIGLILFLTCLGTFILMKQAEIELQRISLGALIIALGMLVDNAIVVVEGILMGRKKGLSTLESAQEIVGQTMWPLLGATVIAITAFAPIGLSPDSTGEFAASLFWVLLFSLFLSWITAITITPFFAQLFFGKEGEKQVEGEDNDPYKGAFFNAYKALLDFCLRFKWPTVIVVVVLFVLSVVGFGYVKQSFFPPSSTPIFLVDVWMPEGTDIRETQKSVQEMESMARDTDAVTFVSSSVGKGFQRFMLTYSPEKSYGAYAQIAVRTTDAVTSDAAMSSLRKGVEQAFPQAQFKFKKLEIGPSTDAKIEARILGADPDVLRSIAADIQEIFNDTPGTVNVRHDWRDRVKYIEPNFNETQARRLGINKADIDQTLEFAFAGLSFGLYREGTTLLPIVGRLPEQERIDIDSLESLRIWSPTLKSYIPIQQVVNGFSVKFEDPIIQRRDKKRTLTVFADADFEYDILPAELFAKIKPQVEALELPSGYELQWGGEYESSGDAQEALFASLPMGYLIMFLITVFLFNSVKKPLVIWCCVPLALIGITSGLLFLGKPFGFMALLGMLSLSGMLLKNGIVLLDQINADITAGKEVYQAVFDSTVSRVRPVCMAAVTTILGVAPLISDVFFESMAAVVMFGLGVATVLTLLIVPVLYVIFFNVKYRDYKEF